The segment tagattttttaacttgtatagatacacaaatcaatttgtatatttgaactatttgtatacacaaatctatttgtatatttgaactatttgtttacacaaatctatttgtatgtttgtgggcatgtatgatttatttgattttctaacttgtatagattttctaacttacaaataagtcgtctggaaggttttccagctggacgacttacaaataagtcgtctggaaggttttccagctggacgacttacaaataagtcgtctggaaggttttccagctggacgacttacaaataaggtcgtctaaaaaaataaggtagtctaaaaataaaatacactggacgacttacaaataaggtcgtctaaaaaaaataaggtagtctaaaaataaaatacactggacgacttcgtaaaaggtcgtctaaaaaaaaatacacttgaagggatagtagaaggtagtctaaacactggacgacttaaatacactggacgacttaaatacactggacgacttcgtaaaaggtcgtctaaaaaaatacacttgaagggatagtagaaggtagtctaatacactggacgacttcgtagaaggtagacgaaacactggacgacttagaaattagtcgtctggacgggtaatcaagactggacgacttatatttaggtcgtctggacaactagtcaactggttgtgtacattgtggtttcgtatggccagtttccttgcagtttgagcatctccgtgccctgtgtttcttcctgggtttgtgtcccctcatcctagatagctccaaccaagattgccatcttgatttcttctgtctccccggaccacgctttacgtttggaggaaagcattctcgttcctcaatatgttgtgacacgataggatatattcCTCCTCAATAtgttcctcctccccatcttgattttcatcttcaacagactcattatcaccaacatcttcaaaacattcatcagcctcatcattatcaccaacatcttcttcccattcaccagcttcatcattatcaccaacatcttcttcccattcaccagcttcatcattatcaccagcttcttctcttttctctgaaaccgtttccaccttgctgcggcttgatacacaaagacatactctatgcgttttgagtatctcgagcaagtttcgaacttgtctatcacttgtaacatgaatgggaggactgcttggagtcatcatcatttctgctggtaatgagtagctaatctccacagtcactgatctcatgtccaggttataatcttcttgagccattgcaacaagttcagcatgtgttgaatcttcattcaataaaaacaatcttgctcctttgagatcatcaaccacaaaatcccaacggaaatctctcaacaaccattctccatacactgcatgtaacttaaaaatcatctgcaaatattcaaaataaaacacattagtaaacatagagaaaatgaagaagttcaacaaacattatcgcagacgacttagatttaagtcgtccagaagacttaaaggtaagtcgtctaaagaggtcacttttgcaattgaaaattaaaagggacgacttaattctaagtcgtccggctttgtttgttaaaaaaaaaaattcagacgacttatatataagtcgtctacgaaaaacgggctagttttgcatttgaccgaatcgtgtcagatctttgactatttctggacgacttataaatcagtcgtctctggaaagtaaaaatttcaatattttattcaaactagacgacttacacgtaagtcgtcccaggttagttttgtaattgaaaaataaaacttgaaatttaactttctccagacgacttaactaaaagtcgtccagctagacgacttaatttaaggtcgtccgggataagcaaggtttggacgacttaattgggaaaaattctggacgactttgctttccccggacgactttaaattaagtcttctgacgggacgactttatattatgtcgtctggtaaaaattaaattatgaagttttatttttcaactacaaaactaacctaagacgacttacacgtaagtcgtctagtttaataaaaatattgaaattttaactttccgagagacgactgaattataagtcgtccagaaatagtcaaagatctgacacgattcggtcaaatgcaaaactagcctgtttctcgtagacgacttatatataagtcgtctggactgttttttttcaccaaacaaagctggacgacttagtttaagtcgtccgtttgaccagaagactcatcagtaagtcttctacatacagatgacttacttgtaagtcttctacgcgaacagattttgaaaaaaattcaaattcgtaccttcaactaggtgagatgactttgtttgcacacagggtcttctccaaccacccagaacctcaaacgaaagcaaccgtaagtcaaaacgaaagaaatatggctccaaacaattttgaatcaaaagcttcagttttttggatgaatatggagagaaagtgaaagaaatgttgtttttagttcataacaattgaaacagagagagtgtaaagagatttacgtgcattaaagggcattaaaagctccaaacagttcgtacaaggttgttcccactattcatggcagtggcaatattgtaaatacttgaagaaaatgaggttgagacagtaaagaagccattttcgaaaaaaaaaaaaaaaaaagggttaatggcattttcgtagataaaatgcagatgtggggttaaaaactcaaaaaaaaaatgagtcaaaagaaaaggttagttttctgtttgaattcaagttttgagtcacttttgcaataagcccgcTAAAATAAAGCCAATCCACAtcacttttctttttgaactttCTTATTTGTTGTGGAATAttgtagaaatatatatatttatggatCTCGATTtatttcaagaaaaaaagatggagacacatatttgaacaaaaaaaaaaaagatggagacacacatatatatatatatatatatatatatatatatatatacatatatatcgaCAAAATGACACCGTAATACAACGTccacaaaacatatatatatatatacatatatatcgaCAAAATGACACCGTAATACAACGTCCACAAAacattaacaagtcatagtcTATTCGATAAAATGTTAACTCTATCACCGTCCAACTTTATTCGACTACTAAGAAAATTCATCAAAATTTCTGAAGCTAAAGTCGATTTGATAGGATCACAAGATGCATCTTAGTCACCGAAACTATATttcaagaaaattttaaaataaaaaattacatttcaagaaaatcacaattaaaaagagaatttagaatttaactATAACAAAGTATTCATATTTAAATTCTCATAACTCGTTACAACAACATCACGGATCTTTAATAATTTGCTATCGTATAAGCAAAATGTACAATTCacatcatatataatattctaaCGGAGACCTTAGCTTACTTGCTTTCGCTCCGTTGCAGTTTTAGACACTAACACTACAATACTGAGCATACGTATACTTAACGGCGTTATTTCCGACAATAACTCCGGCAGCTTTATTACCGAAGTTAATTAACGCCTGACACCTCACATAAAGATGATACTTCCCTGTGATAAACGCCCCAACCTTCCACCTCACTCTGCCGTCAGCACGAATATCCAACCTAATGACGCCGCTTTCTTGATCGCCGTCAAGACTAACGCCGTTAAAAGGAGCGATGGGGACGGAGGTTCCGTAGACAAACGGCGACCAGATGTTGACTTCTTTGTGTCCTTGGTACGTCGGAGGGATCGATGTTCGGTAAGTGATCTGCTGGTTCTGGTAAATAGCGTAGACCTCAAGACGGTCGTAGTAAACGCCGATATTGTAGTTAGGGTTCCGGGAAGAGAGAGTGATTTGGAAGTTGGAGCTGAGGAGGTTCGGTGGATTGCCGGAGACGTTGAAGGCGTAGACGGTGGCGTCTTGGAGGACGAAAACTGGCTTTGAAGGTTGGAGAATTGCCCAAATGAGGAGGATTGTGAGGAAGATTATGAAGAGGAAGATGATTATTGACCATATTATTCGACGGATTAGTTTCCGGCGAGAGTGACTATGGGAGCCACAGTCTTTGTAGGTCATGGTATGGTGGTGGTTTTTTTTCTCCGGCGGTGGTGGAGAAATTGTTAAGAGGCTTTGTTAGTTTTTGGTTGATGTGTTGTATGCTTTATACTTTTTATAGAAGAATGATAGCAAGTAAAggtattatttcttttatattaaaatcaaaacGATTACAGTAgttgtacatgtatttttattaaagcaaaaaaatatatttacaaatgatGCATGGCATTTTCATCATCTACAAgaattcttttttgtttaattagtGTAAATTTATGTATTTGGATATGgtacataatatttatatagtatatactcACAACTGTACATGTTCAGTCAAGTATTTTAGTTTACATGGTACTGTATTAGTTGTTGAATAtcactttcattttattttctgtacatcaatgaatatatattttttttttcttctgggAGTGTCAAAATTGTGAAATAGAAGATATATATGGTCGGTCCATGTCTTCTGTAGAAAAGGTGTCTTTATATGTGGTtgaagattttaatttttcagtGGCTCCAACAATAAACCCATTACCAATTCTGCTGGTTAATATTACTTCCAGCTTCCTCATTTGAAATGAAAACTAAGGCTCTAATTGGTGATCACAAAggaaataacagaaacaaagaggaATAGAATGCAGAGGAACAAAATAATAGGAATATTTATTCTTTATTGTTCCTTGCCAGattttattagaaatatttttactctataattcCTTAAATCAAAAGGAATGATAAGGAacattagaaaaataatatttcacatgAATGGTGTAAAATTTGAGGAATGAAGAGAAATTACTCATTTCCACTCATTTATTTGGTCATCATTTAGAGCCTAAATGATCAAATACTTTGTATACGTATATGGTTTAATAAGCGACAGAGACTGAAAGAGAATTTCATCTATCCACGTAATTCCCCCATAACGGAAAAGAGGACGCAAGTGACCTAACACTAATTGCCAAAAAAGAAACCACCACTTGTCCGTCATCTCTATTTGTCTTGTTACATTGACTAACAATTACAAATGATCTAAACACTGTGTTGTAATTAGATTGGGAAACTCACTAATTCTTGTATTTCTAATTGATATCAGTATCGGTCGACATAGTtgaatgaaaatttaaatattacaatgTTACATATTTAGTTGTTACATAACGAATTGTATCATATCAGATATTCAAATTTGTACCAATTGAATTCATACAatgaagaaaccaaaaaaagaagagaatataTCAAACATCATTCCATGGTATAGTTGATATTCCAATAAACATAGACAAATTAAAggggaaaaagaagaagaaaaggccACTACACATACATAGATAAGGAAGAATCTGAACCAAAAAGAACATGCGGCCATACAAACAAACCGGTACCAGCACAGAATTGTCAGACTATCTTTTAACAATAACATTCCAAACAATTATGGAAGCATTTTTTTGCATCCGAAAATTCACTTTCTATGTTCTGTCGAGACAGGTAAGCCTGTCCACGCCGACTCCCATCATCaattttactatataattaaCATAAATTACAATCGAAGTTCTTGTTTTATAccaattttcttaaaattatagtaataaaaaatcaaaaacttaaaTGCCAAAACCAACCCGACCTTCAAGAGTGTGGACCAGTCCAATAGATACCCGACCTTGCCTAGACTGTAAACGCTAAAAAATGATCTCTTGTACAACAATCTCTTTGGTTATTACGtacttcattttattaataatgaactGAGACGGTAGATAGATGAATTGTTGTCAAAGGTGGTATTAGTGTGTCTTATCCACTCATCTTCGTCTctctgttttttattctttttatataaaaaaataaattgatcTATTTTCAGTTTGCTAAATCTCGTGTTCACTATCTTATTTGTGAAAACACCAGCTTCCCAAGGGTAAAGATGAATGACAAGAACAACAATTCCGAGAAGACTCTAATGAAGAAAACGGAGgtgtttaaaaaagaaaaagaaaacggaAGTTGAGCTTCTCTCGCTCTTGTTTTGACAGCTTCAGTCTAGTCTTTGTGAAGTCTGCCGTTTTGTGATATCTTGATCAAGAAACAATATTCAGTCAAAGCCATCATGTAGTAAGGTCCAAAGGTGTATAAGCAACACGCGATTAAACTTCTTTTTATTAACACGAGGATATTCTAGACTGTTGGGATTGTAAAAatccatgtccaactctatattGACCATTAGTatgatattgtccactttgggtcTTAATGATAAgtccgcatggatttacttttggtttccatcccaaaaggcttcgtactaattagagttggacttctctttatatattagacactctttgtctaattctccaatgtAGGACTTAGATTGCATCTCACATTCTTCCCCTCAAACTAAGAACCACAACTCATCTCTTGTGTGTTTCTTAATTCATCTCTTGTGTGTTTCCTAATCATAGGGCTTCCATGATCTTCTAACTTGATCTCTGCCACATACCTCCCATTCTTAACTTCAAGGATACCCCATTCATCTCTTAAAGGGTATTTAGGTCTTCTTGCAGATTTCTCGtcaaccgctctgataccaattgttgggattgtAAAAGCCCATGTCCAAATCTATATTGAccattagtacgatattgtccactttgggccttaatgataagtccgcatggatttacttttgatttctatcccaaaaggtctcgtactaattagagttggacttctctttatatattagacactccttatctaattctccaatgtgggacttagatTGCATCTCACATAGAcctataaaaatttatactaattTCTAAAAAGTAGCTCCTCGCGGATGAATCATCTCACCGAGTATCCTAATACGTCGTAAGCAATGATTCATATTGACGTAAGTGTAACCATACAATAAAGTATAATGTGATACTTTCAAATCCATATTGTTTTGTAACTCAGAGTTTGCCTGCCATTAAAACAACCATGGATTTGTAGATGCTTCAGAACCACTCTAAACGTGGATTCCTTAGAATATTTGGACCGCTAGACATGAACTAttctttgcaaaaaaaaaaaagacgtcaCAAATTGTTAGAATCTcaatgattatatattttagctGTCGCGTTTTAGTTTGTTATAGATATCTATATTTTTGACATTTCATTGAACTATAACACAATCAAGGTGTGATTATTAAGGTTTTATCAACTGAAAATTGCGGTTTGGGTTTCAAATATGTAACTTGGTCGTCTGATCTGCTGGGCCGGCCCAGAGAGAAAGCCATCCAAACCATCGATTAGGACATCTAATTTAAAGGggcatattttctataaatttttgttactatatagataaaaataattttataagattttttaattgaaactaTACTTATTGGacatttttacttatgatattttgaaggcataatttaaatactgaaaaattctttaaaatgatattcATTCGAACATAAATAGTGG is part of the Raphanus sativus cultivar WK10039 chromosome 5, ASM80110v3, whole genome shotgun sequence genome and harbors:
- the LOC108856890 gene encoding NDR1/HIN1-like protein 1; its protein translation is MTYKDCGSHSHSRRKLIRRIIWSIIIFLFIIFLTILLIWAILQPSKPVFVLQDATVYAFNVSGNPPNLLSSNFQITLSSRNPNYNIGVYYDRLEVYAIYQNQQITYRTSIPPTYQGHKEVNIWSPFVYGTSVPIAPFNGVSLDGDQESGVIRLDIRADGRVRWKVGAFITGKYHLYVRCQALINFGNKAAGVIVGNNAVKYTYAQYCSVSV